The Acidicapsa ligni genome has a window encoding:
- a CDS encoding protein-disulfide reductase DsbD family protein, translating to MRFLGIILAVSAVLLPGVAIAAVPTASAPSSADLIHVHVQLVAPTDLVAGQQAQAGLYFKLESGWHVYWKNAGDAGEPPKIRWTLPDGVTADAMQFPAPKRLPNGPLMDFGYEDEVLFPIALNAAATAKSGAATLHAKVDWLVCREVCIPGKTELGVERKILPAGAGFNLVDKGDAGLLQRLTTALPKPLPTSAKAVFTPTPTGFRLAVLTGQPEATAQFFPAEQSVLDNPAPQPVSTLATGIVLDLKKDSTLGATPAQIAGIVELSGGRAYDVVAIPGVVPASTASKPADATGLIKAAGLAFLGGIILNLMPCVFPVLFIKGLSLVQSSSEEKHKQRSHGFVYTAGIVVSFWVLVGALLGLRAAGATLGWGFQFQSPIFVALMAGLLFFLGLSLAGQFEIGLTLTSTGGSLANKQGYAGSFFTGVLAVIVATPCTAPFMGAAVGYALAQSPIVTFAIFTALALGLAAPYLALTLQPAWTRLLPRPGAWMEVLKQATAVPIFATVIWLAWVLAQTRGATGVAALLATFLLLAIAGWILGRWPAKRIPTFTAVLVVVLAIVACIYGVQTMAAPVSTGSTAQASADGSRWEPWSQAAVDKYRAAGRPVFVDFTASWCLSCQVNERVALRTAQVDDAFRKGNVALLKADWTSHDDAISQVLTSYGRSGVPAYALYAPGSTDAPTLLPEVLTPGIVIDALSKLPGAGSASLSGQK from the coding sequence ATGCGATTTTTGGGTATCATACTCGCCGTTTCCGCCGTGCTCCTGCCTGGGGTTGCGATAGCTGCTGTCCCTACTGCTTCGGCGCCATCTTCTGCCGACCTCATCCATGTTCATGTGCAGCTTGTTGCACCGACTGACCTGGTCGCAGGGCAGCAGGCGCAGGCTGGCCTCTACTTCAAGTTGGAGTCGGGTTGGCATGTTTACTGGAAAAATGCGGGAGATGCGGGTGAGCCGCCCAAAATTCGCTGGACATTGCCGGACGGAGTGACTGCGGATGCGATGCAGTTTCCTGCGCCGAAACGTCTGCCAAATGGGCCTTTGATGGACTTTGGCTATGAAGACGAAGTTCTTTTTCCGATTGCGCTGAACGCCGCAGCGACTGCCAAATCGGGTGCGGCTACTCTACACGCGAAGGTTGACTGGCTGGTTTGCCGCGAAGTCTGCATTCCGGGCAAAACGGAACTGGGAGTCGAACGCAAAATACTGCCAGCAGGAGCAGGATTCAATCTCGTAGACAAAGGCGATGCGGGGCTCCTGCAGCGTTTAACAACCGCTCTGCCCAAACCGCTGCCGACCTCTGCGAAAGCTGTTTTTACGCCTACGCCCACAGGTTTTCGATTGGCTGTTCTGACTGGTCAGCCGGAGGCGACTGCGCAGTTTTTCCCGGCAGAGCAGAGCGTATTGGATAATCCAGCTCCGCAGCCGGTTTCTACGCTTGCAACGGGCATCGTTCTCGATCTCAAGAAGGACTCAACTCTGGGCGCGACGCCTGCGCAGATTGCTGGAATCGTTGAATTATCCGGTGGACGGGCGTATGACGTCGTGGCTATTCCGGGCGTGGTTCCGGCTTCAACAGCGAGCAAGCCGGCAGATGCGACGGGCCTGATCAAGGCAGCGGGATTGGCTTTTCTTGGCGGCATCATCCTCAACCTTATGCCGTGTGTTTTTCCCGTGCTCTTTATTAAGGGGCTTTCGCTGGTGCAGTCCTCCAGCGAAGAGAAGCACAAACAGCGTAGCCACGGCTTTGTTTACACGGCCGGAATCGTGGTTTCTTTCTGGGTGCTGGTGGGTGCGCTGCTGGGGCTTCGAGCTGCAGGAGCGACCCTGGGTTGGGGATTTCAATTTCAATCGCCCATCTTCGTCGCGCTCATGGCTGGACTGCTCTTTTTCCTTGGTCTTTCGTTGGCCGGGCAGTTTGAGATCGGCCTCACATTGACCAGCACGGGTGGCTCGCTTGCCAATAAACAGGGCTACGCGGGCAGTTTCTTTACGGGAGTGCTGGCGGTTATTGTCGCTACACCTTGCACGGCTCCTTTCATGGGCGCGGCTGTTGGATATGCGCTGGCGCAGAGCCCGATTGTCACGTTCGCAATCTTTACGGCGCTGGCTCTTGGTCTGGCCGCACCCTACCTTGCACTGACCCTTCAACCGGCCTGGACACGGCTGCTGCCTCGTCCGGGTGCATGGATGGAAGTGCTGAAGCAGGCGACGGCTGTTCCGATCTTTGCGACAGTGATCTGGCTGGCGTGGGTGCTGGCGCAGACGCGCGGCGCAACCGGGGTCGCGGCACTTCTGGCAACTTTTCTCCTGTTGGCCATTGCCGGGTGGATTCTCGGACGCTGGCCGGCAAAGCGTATTCCTACATTTACCGCTGTACTGGTTGTGGTGCTGGCAATCGTAGCCTGTATTTATGGAGTTCAAACGATGGCTGCGCCTGTATCGACGGGCTCCACAGCCCAGGCGAGCGCTGACGGCAGCCGTTGGGAGCCGTGGTCGCAGGCCGCTGTTGATAAATATCGTGCTGCAGGACGACCGGTTTTCGTTGATTTCACCGCGAGCTGGTGCCTTAGCTGCCAGGTCAATGAGCGTGTGGCTCTGCGTACTGCGCAGGTGGACGATGCATTTCGCAAGGGCAATGTCGCACTGCTGAAAGCGGATTGGACTTCGCACGATGATGCGATTTCTCAGGTGCTTACGTCATATGGACGCAGCGGTGTGCCAGCTTATGCGCTCTATGCGCCAGGCAGCACGGATGCGCCGACACTGCTTCCTGAAGTCCTGACTCCCGGCATCGTCATTGACGCGTTGAGCAAGTTGCCGGGCGCTGGCTCTGCATCTCTCTCCGGGCAGAAGTAG
- a CDS encoding CoA-binding protein yields the protein MTEQQSPAQSHDAQSHDELISEMLHTAKTIAVIGMSNKPERASFNIGAYLDRNGYRVLPVNPALSEIAANGKVLVSYPTLEDAQAAIAAEGGKIDLVDVFRAPEFVPEIVKDVIRLRIPYLWLQDGVINDEAIATAESCGIKCIQDDCIFREHAKRA from the coding sequence ATGACGGAACAGCAAAGCCCAGCCCAAAGCCATGACGCTCAAAGCCATGACGAATTGATCAGCGAAATGCTGCACACCGCTAAAACCATTGCCGTCATTGGCATGAGCAATAAGCCGGAGCGCGCCAGCTTCAACATCGGTGCTTATCTGGACAGGAATGGCTACCGGGTTCTGCCAGTCAACCCTGCGCTGAGTGAGATTGCGGCGAACGGTAAGGTGCTGGTCAGCTATCCGACGCTTGAAGATGCGCAGGCCGCAATCGCAGCCGAGGGTGGCAAGATCGACCTGGTGGATGTTTTCCGCGCTCCGGAGTTTGTTCCCGAGATCGTAAAGGACGTGATTCGCCTGCGCATCCCGTATCTTTGGCTTCAGGATGGCGTGATCAATGACGAAGCGATCGCAACTGCCGAATCCTGCGGCATCAAATGCATCCAGGACGACTGCATTTTCCGTGAGCATGCCAAACGCGCTTGA
- the prfB gene encoding peptide chain release factor 2 (programmed frameshift), whose translation MSSLNDLEFAFAPLRDTVRDLREYLDPARLHRELKSAEAKLADPAMWSNPAASQPIMRDRKRVELLIADDEKLVSKLGDIEAYFELAKEGAEEVLPDLEREMNSLREFCEALEAKTMLSGETDPLNAIVTVHPGAGGTESQDWAEMLMRMYLRWAEQQGYKTEMNDYQDGDEAGIKSATFTITGEYAFGLLAGESGVHRLVRISPFDSAKRRHTSFASVYVSPEIDDSIEVNIRTEDLRIDTYRSGGKGGQHVNTTDSAVRMTHLPTGIVVTCQNERSQIKNRDKAMKMLRSRLYEFELAKKKAITKEVEDAKLEINFGSQIRSYVLQPYRIAKDHRTKVEVGDVDKVLDGYLEPFLRGFLLMKRRGTAPASDNSDDDLDI comes from the exons ATGTCGTCATTGAACGATCTCGAATTTGCATTCGCTCCCCTCCGCGATACTGTGCGCGACCTGCGGGAGTATCTT GACCCCGCTCGCCTGCATCGCGAACTAAAATCCGCTGAAGCCAAACTCGCCGACCCTGCCATGTGGTCCAATCCTGCGGCCAGCCAGCCCATCATGCGCGATCGCAAGCGCGTTGAGCTGCTCATCGCGGACGACGAAAAGCTGGTCAGCAAGCTGGGCGACATCGAGGCTTACTTCGAACTGGCCAAAGAAGGCGCTGAAGAAGTGCTGCCAGATCTCGAACGAGAGATGAATTCGCTTCGCGAGTTCTGTGAGGCGCTCGAAGCTAAGACCATGCTCTCGGGCGAGACCGATCCGCTCAACGCCATTGTTACTGTTCACCCCGGAGCAGGCGGCACGGAGAGCCAGGATTGGGCTGAGATGCTGATGCGCATGTACCTGCGCTGGGCGGAGCAGCAGGGCTACAAGACCGAGATGAACGACTACCAGGATGGAGACGAAGCGGGCATCAAATCCGCGACTTTTACCATCACGGGCGAATACGCTTTTGGCCTGCTGGCGGGCGAGTCCGGCGTGCATCGGCTGGTGCGTATCTCTCCATTTGACTCGGCCAAGCGTCGTCATACGTCTTTTGCCAGCGTCTATGTTTCGCCGGAGATCGATGATTCGATTGAGGTCAACATTCGAACGGAAGACCTGCGTATCGACACGTATCGTTCCGGCGGCAAGGGCGGCCAGCACGTTAACACTACCGATTCTGCGGTGCGTATGACGCATTTGCCGACGGGGATTGTGGTGACCTGCCAGAACGAGCGTTCCCAGATCAAGAACCGCGATAAGGCGATGAAGATGCTGCGATCACGCCTTTATGAGTTCGAACTGGCCAAGAAGAAAGCTATTACCAAGGAAGTAGAGGATGCGAAGCTGGAGATAAACTTCGGTTCGCAGATTCGCTCCTATGTCCTACAGCCTTACCGCATCGCCAAGGACCATCGCACCAAGGTTGAAGTCGGAGATGTGGACAAGGTTCTCGATGGCTATCTCGAACCGTTTTTGCGCGGATTTCTTTTAATGAAGCGCCGTGGCACGGCACCTGCATCGGATAATTCAGACGACGATCTCGACATATAA
- the lnt gene encoding apolipoprotein N-acyltransferase, which translates to MRGIPWRLLAAAALTALLLDLPFPIAGPLPAWRAVFAWFALVPLVVAVLRLPVTQAGRSIRWQLGWSLLTGWLSGALWFGANCYWVYGTMHLYAGLNAPLAVLALVLFSLYLGFWFGAFALVLAIIHRATRSNGVTWLTLVAIPFLWTAMEFALARIPEFPWDLLGYSQVDNAWLSQLAPWTGVYGISFVLAAVNALLVAGFVLSRGAGSFPANRRCTVLGVALIILGMAGTLVHPQHPATSQVAMLVQPNLDVATDDAWAGPDWDRHMAEFQRLASETCEGYLAGMPQTGAPVVANIDCTAVPPTSLIAWPESPAPFREMDPRFQTGMAALARTNHSPMIVGTVGMDDDPANRKYLVYNSASVITQEGQFIGRYDKIHLVPFGEYIPLRSAFFFLHKIVQDMPDMSTGRSRESFPLKSADGNTHRYGIFICYESVFGDEVRQFARNGAEVLVNISDDGWYGDTSAPWQHLNMARMRAIENRRWLLRDTNNGVTSSIDPYGTVRQSIPRHQVDSLAAFFAYNSALTFYTLHGDLLPGLCAILTLVLLAWSGRMLLYPKAAESSSKAA; encoded by the coding sequence ATGCGCGGCATACCCTGGCGATTACTGGCAGCAGCAGCTCTTACTGCCCTCCTGCTGGACCTTCCATTTCCCATTGCCGGTCCGTTGCCTGCGTGGCGAGCGGTTTTTGCCTGGTTTGCGCTTGTGCCCCTGGTTGTGGCCGTGCTCAGGCTGCCGGTGACGCAGGCGGGGCGGTCGATTCGGTGGCAACTTGGCTGGTCGTTGCTGACGGGCTGGCTCAGCGGAGCGCTCTGGTTCGGCGCCAACTGCTACTGGGTCTACGGAACGATGCATCTGTATGCCGGGTTGAATGCTCCGTTGGCTGTGCTGGCGCTGGTGCTCTTCAGCCTTTATCTGGGGTTCTGGTTCGGAGCATTCGCACTGGTACTCGCGATTATCCATCGTGCCACTCGATCCAATGGGGTTACGTGGCTGACGCTGGTTGCGATTCCGTTCCTGTGGACTGCGATGGAGTTTGCTCTCGCCCGGATTCCCGAGTTTCCCTGGGATCTGCTCGGCTATTCCCAGGTGGACAACGCCTGGCTTTCGCAACTTGCTCCCTGGACTGGAGTTTATGGGATCAGCTTTGTCCTGGCGGCGGTAAACGCGCTGCTGGTTGCTGGATTTGTTTTGTCTCGCGGCGCGGGTTCATTCCCGGCAAATCGAAGATGCACCGTCCTGGGTGTGGCGCTGATTATTTTGGGAATGGCCGGTACTCTTGTCCACCCGCAACACCCGGCCACCAGCCAGGTTGCGATGCTGGTGCAGCCTAACCTGGACGTTGCCACGGACGATGCCTGGGCTGGACCAGACTGGGATCGTCACATGGCTGAGTTTCAGAGGCTGGCGAGCGAGACCTGCGAGGGCTATCTCGCTGGAATGCCGCAGACTGGGGCGCCTGTAGTGGCCAATATCGATTGCACCGCTGTGCCGCCGACCAGTCTCATCGCGTGGCCCGAGTCGCCCGCGCCTTTTCGTGAGATGGATCCACGTTTTCAAACGGGCATGGCCGCACTGGCCCGCACAAATCACTCTCCGATGATTGTGGGTACGGTGGGCATGGACGACGATCCGGCTAATCGCAAGTATCTGGTCTACAACTCGGCCTCGGTGATCACGCAGGAAGGCCAGTTCATTGGCCGCTACGACAAGATTCATCTCGTCCCTTTTGGTGAATATATTCCGCTTCGCAGCGCCTTCTTCTTTCTTCACAAAATTGTCCAGGACATGCCGGACATGAGTACCGGACGCTCTCGTGAGAGCTTTCCCCTCAAATCTGCCGATGGCAATACTCACCGTTATGGCATTTTTATTTGCTACGAGTCGGTTTTCGGCGATGAGGTCCGCCAGTTCGCCCGTAACGGTGCTGAAGTTCTGGTAAACATCAGCGACGATGGCTGGTATGGGGATACGAGCGCTCCGTGGCAGCATCTGAATATGGCCCGCATGAGGGCTATCGAGAACCGGCGCTGGCTGCTGCGGGATACGAATAACGGCGTCACCTCGTCGATCGATCCGTATGGAACGGTGCGGCAGAGCATTCCGCGGCACCAGGTGGATTCGCTCGCTGCTTTTTTCGCTTACAACTCGGCATTGACCTTCTATACGCTCCACGGCGACCTGTTGCCGGGGCTTTGTGCCATACTGACTCTGGTGTTGCTGGCGTGGTCGGGACGCATGCTGCTGTATCCAAAGGCTGCGGAATCTTCGTCCAAAGCCGCCTGA
- a CDS encoding APC family permease — MGTPKTTHAPISDRVRLVVASSVMLTFISFWRAAAIVLNDLGSSAFYAGGIAEQAVGKAAPWFILGVMLFSFAVRAVYVESCSMFTRGGVYRVVKEALGGTFAKLSVSALMFDYILTGPISGVSAGQYITGLINEMITESAKRGWLPVALSPTATHPLFQFNMNHTSAVFAAAVTIYYWWENTKGIEESSEKAMKVMQITTIMVVILLSWGVYSVYMQGSHLPPLPTASNMHFSSDALGFLRGTPFVPVLGLFGILMAFGHSVLAMSGEESLAQVNREIEHPKLKNLKRAAIVIAIYSFVFTGGATLLASMLIPDGPRTHTYQDNLIAGLAMFMTGPDVLKICFRVFVVIVGFLILSGAINTSMIGSTGVLMRVAEDGVLTDWFRKPHKRFGTSYRIVNLVFIMQMFTIIVTRGDVIMLGEAYAFGVIWSFTFNSLAMLVLRWKYKGERGWKVPPNLRIGKVEIPVGLASVFLVLLVTAIVNLFTKSVATVSGIIFAATFFVIFSISEHRNKKQHALTARQMKEHFQLDHQDVVNRETVDVRPGSVMVTMRDAANPFALKWALSRTSTEEQDVVVLTVRMMGAGGPEYLGPEDQIFSEHEQMVFTKAISVAESFGKKVSLLVVPAGDIFAALVQTANSLEVDSVVSGLSSKMSPEEQAFHIGQAWEALPEPKRQMNFYVINPSGESKVYYLGPHAPSLRPDDVQLVHRLWLNLRRDPSIQDLHHSDIITYALTRLASQYARDKQEIIKDLRGYKSADAPSSGLKLGTPESVLSGSTLGTMAPTSPRPRGLDSSGKE, encoded by the coding sequence ATGGGAACTCCAAAAACTACTCACGCACCAATCTCCGATCGCGTCCGGTTGGTTGTAGCGTCTTCGGTGATGCTCACCTTTATTTCGTTCTGGCGAGCCGCCGCAATTGTTCTGAACGACCTGGGCTCCTCAGCCTTTTACGCAGGTGGCATCGCTGAGCAGGCAGTCGGCAAAGCTGCACCCTGGTTCATCCTTGGAGTCATGCTCTTCTCCTTCGCGGTGCGCGCGGTGTATGTCGAGAGCTGCTCGATGTTTACCCGTGGCGGCGTCTACCGCGTTGTAAAAGAAGCTCTCGGTGGCACCTTCGCCAAGCTGAGCGTCTCTGCATTGATGTTTGATTACATCCTGACTGGTCCCATCTCAGGAGTTTCTGCCGGACAATACATCACGGGCCTGATCAATGAAATGATCACGGAATCCGCAAAACGCGGCTGGCTTCCCGTCGCGCTTTCTCCCACTGCAACCCACCCTCTCTTTCAGTTCAACATGAATCACACCTCGGCAGTTTTTGCGGCGGCTGTGACGATCTATTATTGGTGGGAAAATACCAAGGGCATTGAAGAGTCCAGCGAAAAAGCCATGAAGGTGATGCAGATCACCACCATCATGGTGGTCATTCTTCTGAGCTGGGGTGTGTACTCTGTCTATATGCAGGGCTCGCACCTGCCGCCGCTGCCGACCGCCAGCAACATGCACTTCAGTAGCGATGCATTGGGCTTCCTGCGGGGAACACCGTTCGTTCCCGTGCTGGGACTCTTCGGCATCCTGATGGCCTTTGGCCACTCTGTTCTGGCTATGAGCGGCGAGGAATCGCTAGCCCAGGTCAACCGGGAAATCGAGCATCCGAAACTCAAGAATCTGAAACGCGCCGCAATCGTCATTGCGATTTACAGCTTTGTTTTCACCGGCGGAGCAACCCTGCTGGCCTCCATGCTCATTCCCGATGGGCCGCGTACGCATACCTACCAGGACAACCTGATCGCTGGCCTGGCAATGTTTATGACCGGCCCGGACGTCCTCAAGATCTGCTTCCGCGTCTTCGTCGTCATCGTCGGGTTTCTCATCTTATCCGGAGCCATCAATACATCCATGATCGGCTCAACCGGCGTTTTGATGCGCGTCGCCGAAGATGGTGTGCTGACGGACTGGTTCCGCAAGCCTCATAAAAGATTTGGCACCAGTTACCGAATAGTAAACCTCGTTTTCATCATGCAGATGTTCACCATTATCGTCACGCGTGGCGATGTGATCATGCTGGGCGAGGCTTACGCGTTTGGAGTTATCTGGTCGTTTACTTTCAACAGTCTGGCCATGCTGGTTCTGCGCTGGAAATACAAAGGCGAACGCGGCTGGAAGGTTCCGCCGAACCTACGCATCGGCAAGGTTGAGATTCCAGTTGGCCTGGCCTCGGTCTTTCTCGTTTTGCTGGTCACGGCTATCGTAAATTTGTTTACGAAATCTGTAGCGACCGTCAGCGGCATTATCTTTGCCGCAACGTTTTTCGTAATCTTCTCTATCTCCGAACATAGAAACAAAAAGCAACATGCCTTGACAGCACGTCAGATGAAGGAACACTTTCAACTCGACCATCAGGACGTTGTAAATCGCGAGACAGTCGATGTAAGACCAGGCAGCGTGATGGTCACCATGCGCGATGCCGCCAATCCGTTCGCGCTTAAATGGGCTCTATCCCGCACCAGCACTGAAGAACAGGATGTCGTAGTACTTACGGTGCGCATGATGGGCGCAGGCGGTCCGGAGTATCTTGGACCGGAAGATCAGATATTCTCCGAGCACGAGCAGATGGTCTTTACCAAGGCTATCTCCGTTGCTGAAAGCTTTGGCAAGAAGGTTTCGTTACTCGTTGTTCCAGCAGGAGATATCTTTGCCGCGCTGGTGCAAACGGCCAACTCACTCGAAGTAGATTCGGTTGTATCTGGGCTCTCAAGCAAGATGAGCCCCGAGGAACAGGCCTTTCACATTGGTCAGGCATGGGAAGCATTGCCCGAACCAAAGCGCCAGATGAACTTCTATGTCATCAATCCATCCGGCGAATCGAAGGTCTACTATCTTGGCCCGCATGCTCCATCGCTGCGTCCTGACGATGTTCAATTAGTGCATCGCTTGTGGCTGAATCTACGCCGCGATCCTTCTATCCAGGATCTGCATCACAGCGACATTATTACTTATGCGCTGACTCGTCTCGCCAGCCAATACGCGCGGGATAAGCAGGAAATCATCAAGGATCTGCGCGGATACAAATCGGCGGATGCCCCGTCATCGGGCCTCAAACTGGGTACGCCTGAATCTGTTCTAAGTGGCAGCACCCTGGGAACCATGGCTCCTACTTCTCCCCGGCCTCGCGGCCTAGATAGCTCTGGCAAAGAGTAG
- a CDS encoding metal-dependent hydrolase encodes MSLSNGTKITWLGHATVLVQLPNGTNLLIDPFIEHNPKYPKGFVLPEKIDYVLLTHAHFDHTADAIPVATKHGSTIIAIVELAGYMAGKGAASTIGINLGGTVQLPGVDVTMVDAKHSSSIDEGGVSLYLGEAAGFILTIAGGPVLYHAGDTSVFGDMSLIHDIYAPTIALLPIGDFYTMGPKEAAVATRLLQPRIVLPIHWGTFPPLKGTPQELAQILKQPELVESWEPGQTFQK; translated from the coding sequence GTGAGCTTATCTAATGGAACCAAAATCACCTGGCTTGGGCACGCTACTGTGCTCGTTCAATTGCCCAACGGCACAAATCTGCTGATCGATCCTTTCATCGAGCACAATCCTAAATATCCTAAAGGTTTTGTTTTGCCAGAGAAGATTGATTATGTGCTGCTAACCCATGCGCATTTCGATCACACGGCAGATGCTATTCCCGTCGCGACTAAACATGGCTCTACAATCATCGCCATCGTGGAATTGGCTGGATATATGGCCGGCAAAGGGGCTGCATCCACTATCGGAATCAATCTCGGCGGTACTGTGCAATTACCGGGCGTCGATGTGACCATGGTCGATGCCAAGCACTCTTCCAGCATCGATGAGGGCGGAGTTTCACTTTACCTGGGAGAGGCAGCGGGATTCATTCTCACGATTGCTGGCGGTCCTGTGCTCTACCATGCGGGAGACACGTCGGTCTTTGGTGACATGTCCCTTATTCACGATATCTACGCGCCGACTATCGCATTGTTGCCTATTGGCGATTTCTACACCATGGGGCCAAAGGAAGCAGCGGTGGCTACACGCTTGCTGCAACCCAGGATCGTTCTTCCGATACATTGGGGAACATTTCCCCCACTCAAGGGAACTCCGCAGGAACTGGCGCAAATTTTGAAGCAGCCTGAACTGGTTGAATCATGGGAGCCGGGCCAGACTTTCCAGAAATAA
- a CDS encoding methyltransferase domain-containing protein — protein MLGKLFDRQGSSGANAGGGPRVPRHSGGWGMLRKRLASEPGLRVLDVGSTSPNNINYLTSLGHSVYMADLIEDAFTGEWQKGIDEDGKQVWDTEGFSKQNLHFSGRTFDMILLWTTLDYLPEALVVPVIQALHRSMEQGGQLIALFHTKLEPEHAPYHRFHITPADDVELQLAQSVQQQRALTNRNIERLFADWSGLKQFLAKDGVSEAIIVR, from the coding sequence ATGCTCGGAAAACTGTTTGACAGGCAGGGCTCATCCGGCGCGAATGCTGGTGGTGGGCCCAGAGTTCCGCGCCATTCGGGCGGTTGGGGCATGCTGCGCAAGCGTCTTGCATCCGAGCCGGGGCTGCGCGTACTGGATGTGGGCAGCACGTCTCCGAACAACATCAATTACCTCACCAGCCTTGGCCACAGCGTCTATATGGCCGATCTGATTGAAGACGCGTTTACTGGAGAGTGGCAAAAGGGAATTGATGAGGACGGAAAGCAGGTCTGGGACACAGAAGGCTTTTCCAAGCAGAATCTCCACTTCTCGGGGCGCACCTTCGACATGATTCTGCTTTGGACGACTCTGGACTATCTGCCAGAGGCTCTCGTTGTTCCCGTTATACAGGCCCTTCATCGTTCGATGGAGCAGGGTGGCCAGTTGATAGCCCTTTTTCATACGAAGCTCGAACCGGAGCACGCACCTTATCATCGCTTTCACATCACGCCTGCGGACGATGTTGAGCTGCAGCTTGCTCAATCGGTGCAGCAACAGCGTGCTCTGACGAATCGCAATATCGAGCGCCTCTTCGCGGACTGGTCAGGCCTAAAGCAGTTTTTAGCTAAAGATGGAGTCTCCGAAGCGATTATCGTTCGTTAG
- a CDS encoding bactofilin family protein: MAVDNTPARIGKSVLIRGEVKGSEDLFVDGRVEGTISLSESRLTIGPNAVLAADLTAKDVLVQGQVQGNIFATGRVELRAGCQMIGDVRALRLAIEDNAVFRGKVDLTQAQTPAKGAEAGAASADAAQPSGLF, encoded by the coding sequence ATGGCAGTGGATAACACACCCGCACGAATCGGTAAATCTGTTCTCATTCGCGGAGAAGTTAAGGGAAGCGAAGATCTCTTTGTCGACGGACGCGTTGAGGGCACGATCAGCCTCAGCGAGAGCCGGCTCACCATTGGTCCCAACGCCGTGCTGGCTGCTGACCTGACTGCGAAGGATGTTCTTGTGCAGGGGCAGGTGCAGGGCAACATCTTTGCTACCGGCCGCGTGGAACTGCGCGCCGGATGCCAGATGATTGGCGATGTACGCGCCCTGCGACTGGCGATTGAAGACAATGCCGTATTTCGCGGCAAGGTCGATCTGACCCAGGCGCAAACCCCGGCCAAGGGCGCAGAGGCGGGAGCAGCCTCTGCCGATGCTGCACAACCCAGCGGACTGTTTTAA